GGAGGGCGATTTTTGTTTGCTTAAAAGAAAGGAGAACACATGATTAAATTAGAGAACATTGACGTGACTTTTAAACAAGGTGTAAAAGTAGTCAATGCAGTAAAAAATGTATCTTTGCATGTGGAACCAGGAGATATTTATGGGATTATCGGATATAGTGGTGCTGGTAAAAGTACGCTAGTGCGAACGATTAATCTTCTCCAACGCCCTACCAAAGGGAATGTGGTGGTAAACGGTGTTGATTTACTAAAGTTGAAACCAAAAGGACTACGTGCAGCTCGTAAGAAAATTGGGATGATTTTCCAACATTTCAATTTGATGAATACTTTATCAGTATTTGATAATGTGGCTTTTCCATTAAAAAAATCAGGGAAAACCAAATCAGAAATTGAACAAAAAGTACTATCCCTATTAGAATTGGTAGGTTTAGAAGATAAGGTCAACAGTTATCCTCGTCAGCTGTCTGGGGGACAAAAACAACGTGTCGCGATTGCCAGAGCGTTAGCCAATGACCCAGATGTATTGCTCTGTGATGAAGCAACGAGTGCGCTAGATCCTAAAACAACTTATTCGATTTTGGAATTATTGCAGAAAGTAAATGTACAATTAGGTATTACCATCGTCATCATCACGCATGAGATGCAAGTTGTAAAAGAAATTTGTAATAAAGTAGCGGTTATGGAGGAGGGCGAAGTGATTGAACAAGGAAGCGTTCTTGAAATCTTTACAAACCCAGAACGCGACTTAACAAAAGACTTCATTGATACAGCGACTCATATCAACCAAGGAATTGAAACGGTGCTTTCGCATGAGCAGTTATTGAATCTACAAGAAGGCGACTACTTAGTGAAGATATCTTTTGTAGGAGCTTCAACTGGAGAGCCATTAATTACAAAACTATCGACTCAATTCCAAGTGGCAGCGAATATCTTGTTTGCCAATGTTGAGATTATTCAAGATACACCAGTAGGAACACTATTAGTGGGACTATCAGGAGAAAAATCTGGGATTGAAAATGCACTTTCTTACATCAAAGAACAAGGTGTTTCAGTTGATGTCTTAGAAGAGTCAAAGGGAGGTGCTTAGGATGGATGTATTAGAATTGATAGATTTTAAATCTTGGTTTCCAAATATTGATGCCAGAGTTTGGGAAGAAATTATAAAAGCTACGATGGATACGTTAATAATGGTAGGAATTTCTGGTTTCATCGCTGGAATTTTAGGGATTGCCTTAGGTGTGACATTAGTAGTGACACGTGAGGGGAATATCCTTGGAAACAAATTTGTCTATTTAATACTAGATAAAATCGTGAATATTTTCCGTTCGATACCATTTATTATTTTAGCGATGTTATTAATTCCATTTACTCGCTTTATTATCGGAACAACCATTGGTATTCCAGGGGCAATCGTCCCTCTAGTCGTCGCGACTGTACCATTCTTCTCTCGTCAGGTGCAACTAGCCTTAACCGAAGTAGATAAAGGGGTTATTGAAGCGAGCGTTGCGATGGGATGTACACCACTTGAAATTATTTTCAGAGTGTACTTAAAAGAAGGACTACCAAGTCTGATTCGTGCAGGATCATTAACAATCATCAGCTTAATCGGATTAACGACTATGGCAGGAGCCTTTGGTGCCGGTGGAATCGGGAACGTAGCTATTTCCAGAGGATACAGTCGATTCCAAGGAGATGTTATCGTCGTATCGACACTTATCATGCTGATCGTAGTATTTATCACCCAAGCAATCGGTGACTATTTAGAGAAAAAAGCCACTAAATAACAACCAGGATGTGAGGAAAAGCGGTTAGAAACGAATCACTGGACCGAAACGCCGGAAGGAACGTGAAACGTTCTGCGGACGTTTCGGGAAGTGGACGTCGTTTCTGCTTTTCCGAACTCAACTACAACAGGATACGAGGGCGAACGCTCAGTGCCGAACCATTGGACTGATATGACGCAAGGGACTCGGAACGAGTCGTGCGGACATATCAGGAAATGGACGTCGGACCTGTGAGCCCGAGTTCAACTACAACAGGATGTGAGGGCGAGTGGTCAGCTTTCGACCCTTTACCGAAATTAACGCAAGCGTCCGATAAGGACGTGCGGATAATTGTCGGAAAGGAACGCGAAAGCTACGAGCCTGAGTTCAACTCCAGGATGCGACCAATCGCACCCAAAAAATAAACTAACTCAAAAGGGGAAAATAAAATGAACATTAAAAAATTATTTGTAGCTGCAGCGGCAGCATTAACTTTAGCAGCATGTGGAGC
This Granulicatella adiacens ATCC 49175 DNA region includes the following protein-coding sequences:
- a CDS encoding methionine ABC transporter ATP-binding protein — protein: MIKLENIDVTFKQGVKVVNAVKNVSLHVEPGDIYGIIGYSGAGKSTLVRTINLLQRPTKGNVVVNGVDLLKLKPKGLRAARKKIGMIFQHFNLMNTLSVFDNVAFPLKKSGKTKSEIEQKVLSLLELVGLEDKVNSYPRQLSGGQKQRVAIARALANDPDVLLCDEATSALDPKTTYSILELLQKVNVQLGITIVIITHEMQVVKEICNKVAVMEEGEVIEQGSVLEIFTNPERDLTKDFIDTATHINQGIETVLSHEQLLNLQEGDYLVKISFVGASTGEPLITKLSTQFQVAANILFANVEIIQDTPVGTLLVGLSGEKSGIENALSYIKEQGVSVDVLEESKGGA
- a CDS encoding methionine ABC transporter permease; translated protein: MDVLELIDFKSWFPNIDARVWEEIIKATMDTLIMVGISGFIAGILGIALGVTLVVTREGNILGNKFVYLILDKIVNIFRSIPFIILAMLLIPFTRFIIGTTIGIPGAIVPLVVATVPFFSRQVQLALTEVDKGVIEASVAMGCTPLEIIFRVYLKEGLPSLIRAGSLTIISLIGLTTMAGAFGAGGIGNVAISRGYSRFQGDVIVVSTLIMLIVVFITQAIGDYLEKKATK